Within Massilia litorea, the genomic segment AGCGCATCATGAGGTTGCTGCGCGGGTCGATCAGGAAGATGTGATCTTCCAACTTCGTACCCGCTTCCACCGGCAGCCATTTCGCCAGCTGTTCGGGCGAGACGCGCAGCATGTGCATGTCGTCGTACATGCGGATCAGCATGGTGTCGACCGGCTCTTTATCGGTAATCAGCCAGACCCGTTCGACGCGGTCCATGTTCTTGCCCTGCATGGTGCGCAGCTGGCGCATCGCGAACAGCTGCTTGCTGCAGGCCTCGTCGCAGGCGCCGCCGCCGACTTTCAGCATGATCCATTTGCCGGCGTAGTTCTCGAGCGACTCCGGGCGGCCGTCGAGCGTCGTGCTGGCGAGCTTGGGCATCGGATGCGAACGCTGGTCGATGAAGGCGCCGTAATTCGTGCGCCCGCTCGGCTTGATGATGTAATAAGTCACATACGAGGCGATGATCGGCGCCGCGCAGACGAACAGCAGGACGAACAATTTGAGGCGCCCATCGCGGCGAGCCTTTTTTGACGCTTGTTCAGACAACGTGTTTTCTTCCACTTCGAAACCCTGTAATCACGAAAAATAAGGCAGCCATGGCCGCCAATGCATACCACTGGAAGGCGTAGCCGCGGTGTTTGTCGACGCCCGTGTCCGGGGCCGGCCACGCGCGCACCAGGCCTTCGCCCTGCCCTGTCTGCTGGACGAAGAAGGGCATCAGCGCCAGGCCGCTGGCCTTCGCCACGGTGTCGACGTCGACGTTCTGCACCCGCACGCCCGGCTTGATGTCAGCTGCGCCGCCGAGCTGCATGACGTGCCCCGCGCTCAGCGTGGCGATGCCCTCGATGGTCACGGTGCCGGCCGGCGTTTGAAAGCCCGGCAGCCTCGCATAGTCGCCCGCATCACGCGGCAACCACCCGCGCAGCACCAGTACATGTTTGTTCGAGCCCGCTATTTTAAACGGCATCGCCAGAACGAATCCGGCCCGCCCATTCAGCGGCCGGTTATCCAGGAACAGCGGCCAGCCCGGCACCCACTCGCCGGTAACCCGCACCCGCCGATACTCGATATCCGGGGACACATGCGTGCCGACTGCGCTCCCCGACATCGCCGCCTCCTTGCGTACCGTAGGGTGGGCACCGCCCACGCGTTCGTGCCCATCCACACCACCACCGCTACCGTAGACCACCGGCGCCTGCGCACCACGCTCGGCAAGCCGCGCCGCAATCCCCAGCTTCTCCTCCGCCCGCCTCGTCTGCCAGTTCCCCAGCACAATCCCCAGCACCACCAGCACCACCGTGGCAAGGAACGGAATGACCCTAAAACGAAATGCCAAACGCATTACAATTGACCTTTACTCCACACAGCGGCCCGACCATGAAAACCTTCATCGCCATCGCCTTCATCCTGATCATCGCCAGCCTCGGCTCGGCGCTGTTCTTCCTGATGAAGGACAAGGGCCGCAGCAACCGCACGGTGCAGGCGCTGGCGATGCGGGTCGGCCTGTCGATCACGCTGTTCCTGATCGTGCTCGCATCCTACAAGATGGGCTGGATCCACCCGACCGGCATCCGCTGAACCCTCAGATGCGACAAAGGACAGCCAGCTGGCTGTCCCTTGCTATTCCAACCTGAGTACTGATTACAACCAGTAGACCACGACGTACAGGCCCAGCCATACGACGTCGACGAAGTGCCAGTACCAGGCCGCGCCTTCGAAACCGAAGTGGTGATCGGCCGTGAAATGCCCCTTCAGCACACGGTAGAGCACCACCGACAGCATGATCGCGCCCATGGTCACGTGGAAGCCGTGGAAGCCGGTCAGCATGAAGAAGGTGGAGCCATAGATGCCCGAGGTCAGCTTCAGGTTCAGCTCATGGTAGGCGTGGATGTATTCGTAGGCCTGGAAGCCCATGAAGATCGCGCCCAGCAGGATCGTGAAGAACAGGAACACGGCCGTATTGCGGCGATGCCCCTCGCGCAGCGCGTGGTGGGCGATGGTCAGCGTCACGCCCGAGGTCAGCAGCAAGGCGGTGTTGATCGTCGGGATCGGGAACGGCCCCATCGTGCTGAAGGCTTCGACCGTGCCGGCCGGGCCGGTATTGCCCCACTGGGCGGCGAAGTCGGGCCACAGCACCTTGTGGTCGAGATCGGCCAGCCAGGGCATCGAGATCGCGCGGGCATAGAACAGCGCGCCGAAGAAGGCGGCAAAGAACATGACCTCAGAGAAGATGAACCAGCTCATCGACCAGCGGAAGGAAGAATCGATGCGCTGGCTGTACTGGCCGGTTTCCGACTCCTGGATGGCGTCGCCGAACCAGAAATACAGCACCACCAGCATCGATACGATGCCGGCCAGGCAGACGCCAGGTCCCCAGGAGGCGCCGTTGACCCAGCCGGACGCGCCGAGCATGGTCACCAGCATCGAGAAGCCGCCGGCCATCGGCCACATGGAGGGGCCCGGCACGAAATAATGCGGCGCGGTCTTTGACACACTCATCTTCATCTCCTGGAACGTTGTTCTAATGCGTTGAATTGAAATGCTTAAAACTATTATTGTGCAACCGCTAGCTTCACCAACAACAACAGCACGCCGATAAATATCGCGACACCCAGCAACGCCGCCACGATCACGTGAACCGGATTCAGGTTCACCGCGTCATCCTCGTAATCGCGCCGCTTGCGCACTCCGAAGAAGGACCAGAACACGGCCTTCATCGAGGCCGCGAACGAAGCCTTGCGGCGCGGCTGTTCGTTCTGTTCCATCTATTTCGCCGCCACCGCGCCGGACACCTCGAAGAAGGTGTACGACAGCGTGATCGTTTTGACTTCCTTCGGCAGCTTCGGGTCGATGAAGAATACCACCGGCATCTGGCGCGCTTCGTTCGGCTGCATGAGCTGCTCGCGGAAGCAGAAGCACTCGACCTTCTTGAAATGCGGCGTCGCCGACTGTGGCGCGTAACTCGGGATCGCCTGCGCTTTCACGGCGCGCGCCTGGGTATTCACCACTTCGTAGACCACGGTCGCCAATTCGCCCGGATGCACCTCGATGCTGCGCGTGGTCGGACGGAAGCGCCACGGCCCCTGCGAGTTGCCATCGAGTTCCACCGTGATCGTGCGCGTGGTGTCGACCTGGGTGTTCGCCGGGCGCTCGACCGTACCGTCCTTCTGGGTCAGCACATTGATGCCGAGTACCTCGCAGACCTGGCGGTAGACCGGCACCAGCGCATAGCCGAAGCCGAACATCGCCACCGCCACCACCACCAGCTTGCCGAAGGTGGAGCGGTTCAGGCGCAGGCGTTCGATAGGCGTGTAGCTCACGTCACATCCACAGGCGCTTGAGGATGACGGCCGCGAAGAAGAACGCGGCAACCAGAGCCAGCACCAAAGCTGTTCGAACGTTCCTCGCCTTGGCGTTCGGCTTCGTCGGCTGATTCATCACTTCACCAGCGGCGGGTTCTCGAAGGTGTGGAACGGCGCCGGGCTCGGCACGGTCCACTCCAGGCCTTCCGCGCCTTCCCATGGTTTGGCTTCCGCTTTCGGACCGCCCTTGATCGTCGGCAGCACCACGAACAGCAGGAAGTAGACCTGCGACAGGCCGAAGCCGAAGGCGCCGACCGAGACGATCATGTTGAAGTCGGTGAACTGCACCGCGTAGTCGGCATAGCGGCGCGGCATGCCGGCCAGGCCCAGGAAGTGCATCGGGAAGAAGGTGATGTTAAA encodes:
- a CDS encoding SURF1 family protein; protein product: MRLAFRFRVIPFLATVVLVVLGIVLGNWQTRRAEEKLGIAARLAERGAQAPVVYGSGGGVDGHERVGGAHPTVRKEAAMSGSAVGTHVSPDIEYRRVRVTGEWVPGWPLFLDNRPLNGRAGFVLAMPFKIAGSNKHVLVLRGWLPRDAGDYARLPGFQTPAGTVTIEGIATLSAGHVMQLGGAADIKPGVRVQNVDVDTVAKASGLALMPFFVQQTGQGEGLVRAWPAPDTGVDKHRGYAFQWYALAAMAALFFVITGFRSGRKHVV
- a CDS encoding DUF2970 domain-containing protein; the protein is MEQNEQPRRKASFAASMKAVFWSFFGVRKRRDYEDDAVNLNPVHVIVAALLGVAIFIGVLLLLVKLAVAQ
- a CDS encoding cytochrome c oxidase assembly protein, giving the protein MSYTPIERLRLNRSTFGKLVVVAVAMFGFGYALVPVYRQVCEVLGINVLTQKDGTVERPANTQVDTTRTITVELDGNSQGPWRFRPTTRSIEVHPGELATVVYEVVNTQARAVKAQAIPSYAPQSATPHFKKVECFCFREQLMQPNEARQMPVVFFIDPKLPKEVKTITLSYTFFEVSGAVAAK
- a CDS encoding cytochrome oxidase small assembly protein, encoding MNQPTKPNAKARNVRTALVLALVAAFFFAAVILKRLWM
- a CDS encoding SCO family protein: MFVLLFVCAAPIIASYVTYYIIKPSGRTNYGAFIDQRSHPMPKLASTTLDGRPESLENYAGKWIMLKVGGGACDEACSKQLFAMRQLRTMQGKNMDRVERVWLITDKEPVDTMLIRMYDDMHMLRVSPEQLAKWLPVEAGTKLEDHIFLIDPRSNLMMRFPKDPDPRKVNKDLAKLLKASAIG
- a CDS encoding cytochrome c oxidase subunit 3 encodes the protein MSVSKTAPHYFVPGPSMWPMAGGFSMLVTMLGASGWVNGASWGPGVCLAGIVSMLVVLYFWFGDAIQESETGQYSQRIDSSFRWSMSWFIFSEVMFFAAFFGALFYARAISMPWLADLDHKVLWPDFAAQWGNTGPAGTVEAFSTMGPFPIPTINTALLLTSGVTLTIAHHALREGHRRNTAVFLFFTILLGAIFMGFQAYEYIHAYHELNLKLTSGIYGSTFFMLTGFHGFHVTMGAIMLSVVLYRVLKGHFTADHHFGFEGAAWYWHFVDVVWLGLYVVVYWL
- a CDS encoding twin transmembrane helix small protein, whose product is MKTFIAIAFILIIASLGSALFFLMKDKGRSNRTVQALAMRVGLSITLFLIVLASYKMGWIHPTGIR